The following coding sequences lie in one Syngnathoides biaculeatus isolate LvHL_M chromosome 16, ASM1980259v1, whole genome shotgun sequence genomic window:
- the LOC133514680 gene encoding zona pellucida sperm-binding protein 4-like, producing MLQLVGHIVCAELMKDKQTHPNDKEMNCHFVIFSLISIIFLFNVQLGLCTGKGSTPSQRQRLALPRVSCSQRGIKAVFGSQVKSNIRVRDKTGATLAVPQSDSLCGVKMGTQNNRSLFFLGAYDSCYAQIKDNKVVIPLQVQLAGELGWFRVNISCSLTVRPKERTALSSTKFHGSCAIQKDFRVKCGRGKMSSDSCFDQGCCYNTTDSECYYRLNSCSLDGHFVFAVKTTETKPRTLAVKDQPRCLPLITTADTAVFKIPVTDCGVKTKVNGRVVIYELEVEELPDPIRANHSSFRLQIECEYEASAARRAVNLRSMRAVTNPPPVVALGTIRVQMRIATDSSFTCYFPEDQLPLTLPLRETVYVEIAIAQPSPDPALSLHVRDCFAYPASRHSVWMLLHDGCPNHLDDSGSSIPVDSQGKTYSHSQVRRFDVKTFAFVKKGQPSVEEIYFYCWVEICTEDVDCEQRCAIISSDGERQKRGASSNTHPTQLVSLGPFILRQNNTKMEDDPCVQQNLMYKATIFTVAGIGTMTTLLLLVMVVLCLSNRKCHKQKATQTSDVQVEDAI from the exons ATGCTTCAACTAGTGGGCCACATAGTTTGTGCAGAGCTAATGAAAGATAAACAAACGCACCCAAACGACAAAGAGATGAATtgtcattttgtaatattttctttGATTTCTATTATTTTCCTCTTCAACGTTCAACTCGGTCTGTGTACCGGAAAGGGTTCAACGCCATCTCAGAGGCAAAGGCTTgccttgcccagagtcagctgctCCCAAAGGGGAATAAAAGCCGTATTTGGCTCCCAGGTCAAAAGTAATATCCGTGTAAGAG ACAAGACAGGGGCAACACTTGCAGTCCCTCAGTCCGATAGCTTGTGTGGCGTCAAAATGGGTACGCAGAACAACCGGAGCCTCTTCTTCCTCGGCGCGTATGACAGCTGCTATGCTCAAATCAAG GATAATAAAGTGGTCATCCCGTTGCAAGTCCAGCTGGCAGGAGAGCTTGGCTGGTTCAGGGTAAACATCAGCTGTTCTCTGACAGTAAGACCCAAAGAGAGGACTGCACTCTCGTCAACGA AATTCCATGGAAGCTGTGCCATCCAAAAAGACTTCCGAGTGAAATGTGGGCGAGGAAAAATGTCTTCAGATTCTTGCTTCGATCAGGGATGCTGCTACAATACCACCGATTCGGAATGCTACTACAGACTCAACT CCTGCTCTCTGGACGGACACTTTGTGTTTGCTGTAAAAACTACCGAGACGAAGCCGAGAACCCTCGCAGTCAAGGATCAGCCCCGCTGCCTCCCTTTGATCACTACCGCAGACACTGCCGTCTTTAAGATTCCCGTCACGGACTGCGGGGTTAAAACAAAG GTCAATGGACGTGTTGTAATCTATGAGTTAGAGGTGGAGGAGCTCCCCGATCCAATTCGAGCAAATCACTCTTCATTTCG GCTCCAGATTGAGTGTGAATACGAAGCGTCCGCCGCGAGGCGTGCAGTAAATCTACGTTCCATGCGCGCAGTGACCAACCCGCCCCCTGTGGTCGCTCTGGGAACCATCAGAGTGCAGATGAGGATAGCCACGG ATTCCTCCTTTACGTGTTACTTTCCTGAGGACCAGCTTCCACTGACATTGCCACTACGTGAAACCGTGTACGTGGAAATCGCCATTGCTCAACCATCACCAGATCCCGCACTTTCCCTGCACGTCAGGGATTGCTTCGCCTACCCCGCATCCCGACACTCTGTGTGGATGCTTCTCCACGACGG ATGTCCTAACCACCTGGATGACTCGGGAAGTTCGATCCCTGTGGACAGCCAGGGCAAAACGTACTCCCATTCCCAAGTCAGGAGATTTGATGTCAAGACCTTTGCCTTTGTGAAAAAAGGCCAGCCAAGTGTGGAGGAA ATATATTTCTATTGTTGGGTGGAAATCTGCACAGAGGATGTTGACTGTGAACAACGCTGTGCCATCATTT CATCTGACGGGGAGAGACAGAAAAGAGGGGCTTCATCTAACACTCATCCCACCCAGCTGGTCTCATTAGGCCCTTTCATTCTGCGTCAgaataacacaaaaatggaGGATGATCCATGTGTTCAGCAGAACTTGA TGTATAAGGCCACAATATTTACAGTCGCTGGCATCGGGACGATGACAacactgctgctgctggtgatgGTGGTATTGTGTCTGAGCAACAGGAAGTGTCACAAACAAAAGGCAACACAAACTTCTGATGTCCAAGTCGAAGATGCAATATAA
- the wbp2nl gene encoding postacrosomal sheath WW domain-binding protein isoform X2, giving the protein MTSNLTKIVLRECKNVELSFSDVACKTDLLKGTNKGTVYLTPYRMVFVSSNTKGCLGSAMFPYYLMKGCSIEQPVFAANYIKGTVSAEPGGGWEGQAHFKMSFPNGGAIDLGQHLFKLATNASRGAPPQNGAASYHGYPSPGMMNGYGPAPPDPQAYPYAPPPQQNGFYPPPPAGGNMGYPYPTAAAGMYPLGSDYMMAPPPPYPGPPQNWAAPPQNWTAPPPPGPGNAKAAEAAGSAYYNPSNPHNVYVPTELPPPYAPYPNSPEKKDN; this is encoded by the exons ATGACGTCAAATTTAACCAAGAT TGTGCTCAGGGAATGTAAAAATGTGGAGCTGTCATTCAGTGATGTTGCCTGCAAAACAGATTTACTGAAGGGGACCAACAAGGGTACTGTGTACCTCACACCATACAGG ATGGTGTTTGTGTCCAGTAATACAAAGGGTTGCCTTGGTTCTGCCATGTTCCCCTATTATCTGATGAAGGGCTGCAGCATCGAGCAGCCCGTTTTTGCTGCCAACTACATTAAAGGCACAGTGTCAGCTGAGCCAGGTG GTGGCTGGGAGGGTCAAGCCCATTTCAAGATGTCATTCCCCAACGGAGGTGCCATCGACCTTGGCCAGCATCTCTTCAAACTGGCCACAAATG CTTCTCGTGGGGCTCCTCCCCAGAATGGTGCCGCGTCATATCATGGCTACCCGTCTCCTGGAATGATGAATGGCTATGGCCCAGCCCCACCCGATCCCCAAGCATATCCTTATGCACCCCCTCCCCAGCAGAATGGATTCTACCCGCCCCCTCCTGCTGGTGGCAATATGGGCTACCCGTATCCAACAGCTGCTGCAG GAATGTACCCATTAGGGTCTGACTACATGatggccccgcctcctccttaTCCAGGCCCCCCTCAAAACTGGGCTGCACCCCCGCAGAACTGGACAGCtccgccacctccag gCCCAGGTAACGCCAAGGCAGCAGAAGCAGCAGGCAGCGCATACTACAATCCCAGCAATCCGCACAATGTGTACGTGCCCACG GAGCTGCCTCCTCCATACGCACCTTATCCAAACTCTCCTGAAAAGAAAGACAACTAA
- the wbp2nl gene encoding postacrosomal sheath WW domain-binding protein isoform X1, with product MALNRNHSQNGGVLINNGESVLRECKNVELSFSDVACKTDLLKGTNKGTVYLTPYRMVFVSSNTKGCLGSAMFPYYLMKGCSIEQPVFAANYIKGTVSAEPGGGWEGQAHFKMSFPNGGAIDLGQHLFKLATNASRGAPPQNGAASYHGYPSPGMMNGYGPAPPDPQAYPYAPPPQQNGFYPPPPAGGNMGYPYPTAAAGMYPLGSDYMMAPPPPYPGPPQNWAAPPQNWTAPPPPGPGNAKAAEAAGSAYYNPSNPHNVYVPTELPPPYAPYPNSPEKKDN from the exons ATGGCGTTGAATAGAAACCACTCTCAAAACGGGGGAGTGTTGATCAACAATGGTGAAAG TGTGCTCAGGGAATGTAAAAATGTGGAGCTGTCATTCAGTGATGTTGCCTGCAAAACAGATTTACTGAAGGGGACCAACAAGGGTACTGTGTACCTCACACCATACAGG ATGGTGTTTGTGTCCAGTAATACAAAGGGTTGCCTTGGTTCTGCCATGTTCCCCTATTATCTGATGAAGGGCTGCAGCATCGAGCAGCCCGTTTTTGCTGCCAACTACATTAAAGGCACAGTGTCAGCTGAGCCAGGTG GTGGCTGGGAGGGTCAAGCCCATTTCAAGATGTCATTCCCCAACGGAGGTGCCATCGACCTTGGCCAGCATCTCTTCAAACTGGCCACAAATG CTTCTCGTGGGGCTCCTCCCCAGAATGGTGCCGCGTCATATCATGGCTACCCGTCTCCTGGAATGATGAATGGCTATGGCCCAGCCCCACCCGATCCCCAAGCATATCCTTATGCACCCCCTCCCCAGCAGAATGGATTCTACCCGCCCCCTCCTGCTGGTGGCAATATGGGCTACCCGTATCCAACAGCTGCTGCAG GAATGTACCCATTAGGGTCTGACTACATGatggccccgcctcctccttaTCCAGGCCCCCCTCAAAACTGGGCTGCACCCCCGCAGAACTGGACAGCtccgccacctccag gCCCAGGTAACGCCAAGGCAGCAGAAGCAGCAGGCAGCGCATACTACAATCCCAGCAATCCGCACAATGTGTACGTGCCCACG GAGCTGCCTCCTCCATACGCACCTTATCCAAACTCTCCTGAAAAGAAAGACAACTAA